A genomic segment from Zonotrichia albicollis isolate bZonAlb1 chromosome 21, bZonAlb1.hap1, whole genome shotgun sequence encodes:
- the GLE1 gene encoding mRNA export factor GLE1: MESWQLRFDTLEALRLSSKGQLSYCSHWQEDEAALEGCVAPVELSPYCGWVLDSLSGQLAEEITLSETSTPKQSTPLPKRASAEKIPPGSHRSSSPPSSTEPSETKENDHLSLLETKQEVVPAAVLSSKVAKVEGCIRLYEEMHRLKAKERLRQRLEEQEQMVRAAYAQASEQLKRFDELRELKRHQEFQELQEVMEKSSKEAQGQQEKLKEEHRHRAKILNLKLREAEQQRQRQEELERLRKEEGQERLRRLYSIQEELLQLNQQIDPNFRHKDLPRIDLSAYSNRGNQICGLVSGLIRSTSEKGFPTQADVASTERALQEMRGLISSMQQEITAALEEKKRKDEEEKKQKQKELEKKEQMKSQTPAPAQQTGEKQQKEGLQLKTEESIMQWYQQLQDAAEQCVAAFSEIANCKSNTEVKKIKTNLQKAATIPVSQISSISGSKLREVFDKINNLLSGKPVQTEGQAVSVTQHPQGLEFVCYKLAEKFVKHGEGEVSFHHDSAFPIAVVLSGIWELHPRVGDIFLAHLHKKCPYAVPFYPARKEGTSMEEYQRMLGYEVHDSKVEEQDHFLKRMSGMIRLYAAIIQLRWPYGNRQGAHPHGLSYGWRWLAQMLNLEPLADVTAMLLLDFLEVCGNALMKQYGIQFWKTMFFIQKSYIPRIEAVTSSGQMGCLSRLKNFVQKCLRAEEIPLPKGILTPSFWRT; the protein is encoded by the exons ATGGAGTCGTGGCAACTCCGCTTCGACACTCTGGAGGCCCTGCGCCTCTCCAGCAAGGGCCAGCTGAGCTACTGCAGCCACTGGCAGGAGGATGAG GCTGCCCTGGAAGGATGTGTGGCTCCCGTTGAGCTCTCCCCTTACTGCGGCTGGGTGCTGGACAGCCTTAGCGGGCAGTTGGCAGAGGAAATCACACTCTCCGAGACTTCAACGCCCAAACAATCCACCCCGCTCCCAAAACGGGCGTCTGCAGAGAAGATCCCGCCTGGCAGCCACCGGAGCTCGTCACCACCTTCATCTACAGAGCCCAGTGAGACCAAG GAAAATGATCATCTTAGTCTCCTGGAAACAAAGCAAGAAGTTGTTCCAGCAGCGGTTCTGTCATCTAAAGTTGCAAAAGTTGAAGGCTGCATTCGGTTGTATGAAGAGATGCACAGGCTGAAAGcaaag gagaggctgaggcagcggctggaggagcaggagcagatggTGAGGGCAGCCTATGCCCAGGCCAGTGAGCAGCTGAAGCGCTTCGATGAACTGAGGGAGCTGAAGCGGCatcaggaattccaggagttgcaAGAAGTCATGGAGAAGAG ctcaaaggaggctcagggacaGCAAGAGAAGTTGAAGGAAGAACACCGACATAGAGCAAAG ATATTGAACCTGAAGCTGCGcgaggcagagcagcagaggcagcggcaggaggagctggaacgTCTGCGCAAGGAGGAGGGCCAGGAGAGGCTGCGGCGCCTCTATTCcatccaggaggagctgctgcagctgaaccagcAGATTGATCCCAACTTCAGGCACAAAGACTTGCCCAGAATTGATCTGTCTGCCTACAGCAACCGTGGCAACCAGATCTGTGGGCTGGTGTCAGGGCTGATCCGCAGCACGAGCGAG AAAGGGTTCCCAACTCAAGCAGATGTGGCCAGCACTGAACGAGCCCTGCAGGAGATGCGAGGGCTGATATCCAGCATGCAGCAGGAAATCACTGCAGCTCTagaggaaaagaagaggaaagatgaagaggaaaagaaacaaaagcagaaagagTTAGAGAAGAAAGAGCAGATGAAGAGTCAGACTCCTGCCCCTGCACAACAAAcaggggaaaagcagcagaaggaag GACTTCAGCTTAAAACAGAAGAAAGTATCATGCAGTGGTACCAGCAGCTTCAGGATGCTGCTGAGCAATGTGTTGCTGCTTTCAGTGAAATTGCAAACTGCAAAAGCAACACCGAG GTGAAGAAGATAAAAACAAACTTGCAGAAAGCTGCTACAATCCCTGTGAGCCAGATCTCTAGCATATCAG GCTCCAAGCTGAGAGAGGTGTTTGACAAGATCAATAATCTGCTGTCTGGGAAGCCTGTTCAGACTGAAGGACAAGCGGTGTCCGTGACTCAGCATCCACAGGGGCTGGAGTTTGTCTGCTACAAACTTGCAGAGAAGTTTGTG AAACATGGGGAAGGAGAAGTATCTTTTCACCATGATTCAGCTTTCCCAATTGCTGTGGTGCTCTCAGGAATCTGGGAATTACACCCTCGAGTCGGAGACATCTTTTTGGCTCATCTGCACAAGAAGTGCCCCTATGCTGTGCCATTTTACCCTGCTCGGAAAGAAGGCACTTCTATGGAGGAGTATCAGAG GATGCTTGGATATGAAGTTCATGATTCTAAAGTGGAAGAACAAGATCATTTCCTTAAAAGGATGTCAGGAATGATTCGTCTCTATGCTGCCATCATTCAGCTCCGCTGGCCTTATGGAAACAGGCAAGGG GCTCATCCTCATGGCCTGAGCTATGGATGGCGCTGGCTTGCCCAGATGTTGAATCTGGAGCCTCTGGCAGATGTGACAGCTATGCTGCTCTTGGATTTCCTGGAA GTGTGTGGCAATGCTCTGATGAAGCAGTATGGGATTCAGTTCTGGAAAACAATGTTCTTTATCCAGAAATCCTATATCCCAAG GATTGAAGCTGTGACCAGCTCTGGCCAGATGGGCTGCTTGTCACGATTGAAGAATTTCGTGCAG AAATGTCTACGTGCAGAGGAAATTCCATTACCAAAGGGCATTCTGACACCTTCCTTTTGGAGAACATAA
- the LOC141731391 gene encoding uncharacterized protein LOC141731391 — MEPGRRESLHSNGSRGCPALSKAAEEWGGADCRCRGWSPARAVLDPAEGNVLGCAGSSRAVGSVLDLCFAVLDPAEVLDLCFAVLDPAEGNVLGCPGSSRGVGSVLDLCFAVLDLCWICVLLCWIQQRCWICAGSVFCCAGSSRGVGSVLDLCFAVLDPAEVLDLCWVCVLPCWVCVLLCWIQQRCWICVLLCWICVGSSRGVGSVLGLCFAVLDLCFAVLDLCFAVLGLCFAVLDLCFAVLDPAEGKVPALLQLTQVCPTPPRPRSSSRHKDTHTHTHTAAVLHGGIAACPWGWARQGNFQLKFSGLGALNSYISKNTFCRNCYLSIFCCGH; from the exons ATGGAGCCGGGGCGCCGGGAATCATTGCACAGCAATGGCTCCCGCggctgcccagccctgtccaag GCAGCAGAAGAATGGGGTGGAGCAGACTGCAGATGCCGGGGATGGAGCCCGGCCCGGGCTGTGCTGGATCCAGCAGAGGGGaatgtgctgggctgtgctggatcCAGCAGGGCTGTTGGATCTGTGCTGGATCTGTGTTTTGCTGTGCTGGATCCAGCAGAGGTGCTGGATCTGTGTTTTGCCGTGCTGGATCCAGCAGAGGGGAATGTgctgggctgccctggatccagcAGGGGTGTTGGATCT GTGCTGGATCTGTGTTTTGCTGTGCTGGATCT GTGTTGGATCTGTGTTTTGCTGTGCTGGATCCAGCAGAGGTGTTGGATCTGTGCTGGATCTGTGTTTTGCTGTGCTGGATCCAGCAGAGGTGTTGGATCTGTGCTGGATCTGTGTTTTGCTGTGCTGGATCCAGCAGAGGTGCTGGATCTGTGCTGGGTCTGTGTTTTGCCGTGCTGGGTCTGTGTTTTGCTGTGCTGGATCCAGCAGAGGTGTTGGATCTGTGTTTTGCTGTGCTGGATCTGTGTTGGATCCAGCAGAGGTGTTGGATCTGTGCTGGGTCTGTGTTTTGCCGTGCTGGATCTGTGTTTTGCCGTGCTGGATCTGTGTTTTGCCGTGCTGGGTCTGTGTTTTGCCGTGCTGGATCTCTGTTTTGCCGTGCTGGATCCAGCAGAGGGGAAGGTCCCCGCTCTGCTGCAGCTGACCCAGGTGTGTCCAACGCCACCGAGACCTCGCAGCTCCAGCAGGCAcaaggacacacacacacacacacacactgctgcagTTCTCCATGGAGGGATTGCAGCATGTCCATGGGGCTGGGCAAGACAAGGAAATTTTCAGCTAAAATTCAGTGGATTGGGCGCCCTTAACAGCTATATCTCAAAAAATACCTTCTGTCGCAACTGCTACTTGTCTATTTTTTGTTGTGGCCATTGA